The following proteins are encoded in a genomic region of Alphaproteobacteria bacterium:
- a CDS encoding twin-arginine translocase TatA/TatE family subunit — protein MGIWKLLLLVIAIFILFGAGKLPRVLGDLGVGIRKFKDGLNEGGDIKDVTPKEPK, from the coding sequence ATGGGTATCTGGAAATTACTGCTTCTTGTTATTGCTATTTTTATTCTTTTTGGTGCCGGAAAACTGCCACGCGTGTTGGGTGACTTGGGAGTAGGTATCCGTAAATTCAAAGATGGGCTTAATGAAGGCGGTGATATTAAAGACGTTACGCCTAAAGAACCTAAATAG
- the lysA gene encoding diaminopimelate decarboxylase, with protein MDHFNYKHGVLYAEDVPVSDIVKQVGTPVYIYSSATIQRHYRVFLEPFPSSLNVMLCYAVKANDNNAIIKLLANEGAGVDAVSGGEIRRARIAGVNPKKIVFSGVGKTTEEMAYALTERILQFNVESEEELRTLSQVAESLGMTANIAIRLNPDIDAGTHHKISTGKKEHKFGVEWQRAKHIYRLAADLPGINPCAISMHIGSQLLDLEPFRKAFSKIAELLKMLRGEGHIITRLDLGGGLGIPYHEEVIPPTPKDYADVVSEATKDLGCSLVFEPGRLIVGNSGILVTQVIYEKKTESRNFLIVDAAMNNLIRPTLYDAYHHIIPVVQSSSNTVQHLVDVVGPICETGDVLAMQRLMPTCNPGDLLAIRSAGAYGSVMGSTYNSRPLLAEVMVKGDTFDVIRPRQTYEELFAKDHIPTWLKA; from the coding sequence ATGGATCATTTTAATTATAAGCATGGGGTATTGTACGCTGAAGATGTACCCGTAAGCGACATTGTTAAACAGGTGGGTACACCTGTTTATATTTATTCATCGGCTACAATTCAACGGCACTACCGCGTTTTTCTGGAGCCGTTTCCATCGTCTTTGAACGTGATGTTGTGTTATGCGGTAAAAGCCAATGATAATAATGCTATTATTAAGCTGTTAGCCAATGAAGGAGCCGGTGTCGATGCTGTCTCGGGTGGAGAAATCAGACGAGCACGCATAGCAGGAGTCAATCCAAAGAAAATCGTTTTTTCCGGTGTGGGTAAAACCACAGAGGAGATGGCGTATGCCCTAACAGAAAGGATCCTTCAATTCAATGTCGAATCCGAGGAAGAATTGCGGACCTTAAGCCAGGTTGCCGAATCATTAGGTATGACCGCGAACATTGCAATTCGCCTTAATCCTGATATCGATGCAGGAACTCACCATAAAATCTCAACTGGTAAAAAAGAGCATAAATTTGGAGTGGAGTGGCAGAGAGCCAAGCATATCTATCGTTTGGCGGCGGATCTTCCCGGTATTAATCCGTGTGCTATCTCGATGCATATTGGTTCACAATTGCTTGATCTTGAGCCTTTTCGGAAAGCGTTCAGCAAAATTGCTGAACTGCTTAAAATGTTACGAGGCGAGGGACATATTATTACGAGGCTTGATTTAGGTGGTGGTCTTGGAATTCCCTATCATGAAGAGGTTATTCCTCCGACGCCTAAGGATTATGCGGATGTCGTCAGTGAGGCAACCAAAGATCTAGGCTGTAGCTTAGTATTTGAACCAGGTCGTTTGATCGTGGGTAATTCGGGCATTTTGGTAACCCAGGTTATTTATGAAAAGAAAACAGAAAGCCGAAATTTTCTGATTGTAGATGCCGCTATGAATAACCTGATTCGTCCTACGTTATATGATGCCTATCATCATATAATTCCTGTGGTTCAATCGAGCTCTAACACCGTGCAGCATCTCGTGGATGTCGTTGGACCTATTTGTGAAACCGGCGATGTGCTTGCGATGCAACGACTTATGCCCACCTGTAATCCAGGCGATTTATTAGCCATACGCTCTGCTGGCGCCTACGGTTCGGTGATGGGGTCAACCTATAATTCAAGGCCGCTGTTAGCTGAAGTTATGGTAAAAGGTGATACGTTTGATGTGATACGGCCTCGACAGACCTACGAGGAGTTATTTGCTAAAGATCATATCCCCACTTGGCTTAAGGCATAA
- the argH gene encoding argininosuccinate lyase, which translates to MASKKQANRMWGGHYDQGPSKIMEDINESISFDHVLYSQDIRGSLAHSEMLARQQILTQAEKEAIHDGLHRIESEIEQGKMEFSTSLEDIHMHVESRLQEIIGDVAGKLHTARSRNDQVATDFKLFVRDTYDALDQRLKAVQSALLKRAAEHAETILPGFTHLQAAQPVTFGHHLLAYVEMLRRDRSRVADARKRLNECPLGAAALAGTSFPIDRHLTAELLGFDGPTRNSLDSTSDRDFAIEFLSVASLISMHLSRFAEEIVLWCSPGFRFITLSESFTTGSSIMPQKRNPDAAELVRAKTGRVYGALLSLLTVMKALPLTYSKDMQEDKEPVFDVAATLHLSLAAMEGMIKDMFINKDRMLALAGQGYATATDLADWLVQNLHIPFRKAHHITGRIVRLAEAKPCELHELKLDELQSVEPGINASIFDVLTVSKSVNSRQSFGGTSPLRVKEAISHAQKEYLK; encoded by the coding sequence ATGGCTTCTAAAAAACAGGCTAATAGGATGTGGGGTGGCCATTATGATCAAGGGCCGTCTAAGATCATGGAAGATATTAATGAATCCATTAGTTTTGACCATGTGCTCTATAGCCAGGATATCCGAGGTTCGTTGGCGCATAGTGAAATGCTTGCTAGACAGCAGATTTTAACACAAGCAGAAAAAGAAGCCATTCACGACGGTCTTCATCGTATTGAAAGCGAAATAGAACAAGGCAAGATGGAATTTTCTACCAGCCTTGAAGACATCCATATGCATGTGGAATCGCGTTTGCAGGAAATTATCGGCGATGTTGCCGGAAAGCTGCATACGGCACGTTCACGAAATGATCAAGTTGCTACCGATTTTAAATTATTTGTGCGCGATACCTATGATGCCCTTGATCAACGTTTGAAGGCTGTTCAAAGCGCATTACTAAAAAGGGCGGCAGAGCATGCAGAAACTATTTTACCTGGTTTTACGCATCTTCAAGCAGCGCAACCTGTTACGTTTGGCCATCACTTACTTGCCTATGTTGAGATGTTAAGACGGGATCGTAGTCGTGTTGCCGATGCAAGAAAACGCCTGAATGAATGTCCGCTTGGTGCAGCAGCCCTGGCTGGAACATCCTTTCCTATTGATCGTCACCTCACCGCTGAGTTACTTGGATTTGATGGTCCCACACGCAACTCACTTGATTCAACATCAGACCGCGATTTTGCGATTGAATTTTTAAGTGTTGCCAGCTTGATTTCTATGCATCTTTCACGTTTTGCTGAAGAGATTGTGCTCTGGTGCAGCCCAGGTTTTCGTTTTATTACCTTATCAGAATCATTTACGACAGGTAGTTCGATCATGCCTCAGAAGCGTAATCCAGACGCAGCTGAATTAGTGCGTGCTAAAACCGGCAGGGTTTATGGCGCGTTATTATCATTACTTACTGTGATGAAAGCGCTGCCACTGACATATAGCAAAGATATGCAGGAAGATAAAGAACCTGTATTTGATGTTGCTGCAACGCTTCATTTAAGCCTGGCCGCTATGGAAGGCATGATCAAGGATATGTTCATTAATAAAGACCGGATGCTGGCACTTGCAGGTCAAGGTTATGCTACGGCTACGGATCTTGCAGATTGGCTGGTACAGAATCTACACATTCCTTTTCGTAAAGCGCATCACATTACTGGAAGGATTGTCCGGCTTGCCGAAGCAAAACCCTGTGAATTGCATGAACTGAAGCTTGATGAGCTTCAGTCAGTAGAGCCGGGAATTAATGCGTCGATTTTTGATGTTCTCACCGTGTCGAAGTCGGTTAATAGCCGCCAGAGTTTTGGAGGGACTTCACCATTGAGAGTTAAGGAAGCTATTAGCCATGCCCAAAAGGAATATCTGAAATGA